In Brockia lithotrophica, one DNA window encodes the following:
- a CDS encoding DNA polymerase I, protein MARLVLIDGNSIAFRAFYALPPLTDRKGRYTQVPYGFSLMLFHLLERGKPDFLAVAFDAGVPVFRQEAYEAYKATRERAPEEFKEQLATLRELLDAFGIRWLELPGFEADDVIGTLAREARTRSLDADILSSDRDLLQLLEPSVRVGLTRKGVTEIEWYDEARFREEYGFPPASLPDYKGLAGDASDNIPGVPGIGDKTARKLLAAYTTLEGVYAHLEELSPKLREKLSAHREQAFLSRNLATIRRDLELNLNLEDLRYPGFSPAAVRSFLREYAFQSLLQRLPALARVAGREEERGGPRGGFGSSWAEGVPSGVGQAVQGELWDAGTPSPAGDETPGDAVTETGAGPSDGGPTAEAAPSFADPILGAVTWERLVSWREVPLTWVGDSEVRSFLETLRSGGTFFLAWDPPAGGKRRPYALAYADERGSWVVSPELLPRVAEAPEFRAFLADPAVSKATYDLKGAHRFALGAWGDVLRGTLDDHLLAMYLLDPTRDAYPPQLAASAFGGVDVPADEELYGKGAKFRRPPWTDEGHFLGALAYGLYRATPHLRSELEEKGLLALYRDLEVPLSAVLARMEHVGVRVDRDVLLRLKEEFGRRLAELEEEIYALAGVRFNLNSPKQLADVLFQKLGLPPVKKTKTGYSTDAETLEKLAGAHEVVPKLLDYRVLMKLQSTYVDGLLAEIGPDGKVHTTFNQAQTATGRLSSNEPNLQNIPIRLEEGRRLRLAFVPSEPGWKILSADYSQIELRVLAHFSRDPALLEAFHHDQDIHRRTAMDLFGVSEDQVTPEMRRAAKTVNFGIIYGISDYGLSQQLGIPRKEAAAFIERYFAAYPGVKRYLDEAVERARRDGYVTTLFGRRRYLPEIRDRNFSRRSFAERTAMNTPIQGTAADIIKRAMLRVDERLAAEGLRARLLLQVHDELVFEFPAVEEPRLVDLVRDAMEGAADLAVPLKVDIHAGASWFEAKA, encoded by the coding sequence ATGGCCAGGCTCGTCCTCATCGACGGAAACAGCATCGCCTTTCGCGCCTTTTACGCCTTACCTCCTCTGACGGACCGGAAGGGACGCTATACCCAGGTTCCCTACGGGTTCTCCCTCATGCTCTTCCACCTCCTCGAACGAGGGAAGCCCGACTTCCTTGCCGTCGCCTTCGACGCGGGCGTTCCCGTCTTCCGCCAGGAGGCCTACGAGGCGTACAAGGCCACGCGCGAGCGGGCTCCGGAGGAGTTCAAGGAGCAACTCGCCACCCTGCGGGAACTCTTGGACGCCTTTGGAATTCGCTGGCTCGAGCTTCCCGGATTCGAGGCGGACGACGTGATCGGGACCCTGGCGAGGGAGGCGCGCACCCGCTCCTTGGACGCAGACATCCTCTCGTCCGACCGCGACCTCCTTCAGCTCCTCGAACCCTCGGTGCGCGTGGGTCTCACGCGGAAGGGCGTAACGGAGATCGAGTGGTACGACGAGGCGCGTTTCCGCGAGGAGTACGGGTTTCCCCCGGCGTCTTTACCGGATTACAAAGGACTCGCGGGCGACGCGTCGGACAACATCCCCGGCGTCCCGGGCATCGGCGACAAGACGGCGCGCAAGCTCCTCGCCGCGTACACGACGCTCGAAGGGGTGTACGCCCACCTCGAAGAGCTTTCCCCCAAATTGCGCGAGAAGCTCTCCGCCCACCGGGAGCAGGCCTTTTTGAGCCGCAACCTCGCGACGATCCGCCGCGATCTCGAGCTAAACCTGAACCTCGAAGATCTCCGCTATCCCGGGTTTTCCCCTGCCGCCGTGAGATCCTTCCTCCGGGAGTACGCCTTTCAGTCCCTCCTTCAACGCCTTCCCGCCCTCGCGCGCGTCGCCGGTAGGGAAGAGGAGAGGGGAGGTCCTCGCGGCGGCTTTGGGTCGTCGTGGGCGGAAGGGGTTCCTTCCGGCGTGGGCCAAGCCGTACAGGGGGAACTGTGGGACGCCGGGACGCCGTCGCCCGCAGGCGACGAAACTCCGGGAGACGCGGTCACCGAGACCGGGGCGGGGCCGTCCGACGGAGGTCCGACCGCCGAAGCGGCCCCTTCCTTCGCCGACCCCATTCTCGGGGCCGTGACTTGGGAGCGTCTCGTTTCTTGGCGTGAGGTGCCCCTCACGTGGGTGGGAGATTCCGAGGTGCGCAGCTTCCTCGAGACCCTTCGGTCGGGCGGGACGTTCTTCCTCGCCTGGGATCCCCCTGCGGGAGGAAAGCGGCGCCCGTACGCCCTCGCCTACGCCGACGAGCGCGGGTCCTGGGTGGTTTCTCCCGAACTCCTTCCGCGCGTCGCCGAGGCTCCGGAATTTCGCGCCTTCCTCGCCGATCCCGCCGTCTCCAAAGCGACCTACGACCTCAAGGGGGCACACCGGTTCGCCTTGGGCGCCTGGGGAGACGTCCTTCGCGGCACGCTCGACGACCACCTCCTCGCCATGTACCTCCTCGACCCGACGCGCGACGCGTACCCCCCGCAGCTCGCCGCCTCGGCCTTCGGCGGGGTGGACGTCCCCGCGGACGAGGAATTGTACGGAAAGGGAGCGAAGTTCCGCCGGCCGCCCTGGACGGACGAGGGACACTTTCTCGGAGCTCTCGCTTACGGCCTTTACCGCGCCACGCCGCACCTGCGCTCCGAACTCGAGGAAAAGGGGCTCCTCGCCCTCTACCGCGACCTCGAAGTTCCGCTTTCTGCGGTCCTCGCCCGCATGGAGCACGTGGGCGTGCGCGTGGACCGCGACGTCCTCCTCCGCCTGAAGGAGGAGTTCGGTAGGCGCCTCGCGGAGCTCGAAGAGGAGATCTACGCCCTCGCCGGAGTGCGCTTTAACCTGAATTCCCCCAAGCAGCTTGCCGACGTTCTCTTTCAAAAGCTCGGCCTTCCCCCCGTGAAGAAGACGAAGACGGGGTACTCCACCGACGCGGAGACGCTGGAGAAGCTCGCGGGCGCCCACGAAGTGGTCCCCAAGCTCCTCGACTACCGCGTCCTCATGAAGCTCCAGAGCACGTACGTGGACGGCCTCCTCGCGGAGATCGGCCCCGACGGAAAGGTGCACACGACCTTCAACCAGGCCCAAACCGCGACGGGACGACTGTCCTCTAACGAACCCAACCTGCAAAACATCCCCATCCGCCTCGAGGAAGGCCGACGGTTGCGCCTCGCCTTCGTACCCTCGGAGCCCGGTTGGAAGATCCTTTCCGCGGATTACTCGCAGATCGAACTTCGGGTGCTCGCTCACTTTTCCCGCGATCCCGCGCTCCTCGAGGCTTTTCACCACGACCAGGACATCCACCGACGTACGGCCATGGACCTCTTCGGCGTTTCGGAAGACCAGGTCACGCCGGAGATGCGTCGGGCGGCGAAGACGGTGAACTTCGGGATCATCTACGGAATCAGCGATTACGGGCTCTCGCAGCAGCTGGGCATCCCCCGTAAGGAGGCGGCGGCGTTCATCGAGCGGTACTTCGCCGCCTATCCCGGGGTGAAGCGGTACCTGGATGAAGCCGTCGAGCGGGCGCGCCGCGACGGATACGTGACGACGCTCTTCGGGCGCAGGCGCTACCTCCCGGAAATTCGCGACCGGAATTTCTCACGTCGAAGCTTTGCGGAACGGACGGCGATGAACACCCCGATCCAGGGGACCGCCGCGGACATCATCAAGCGAGCGATGCTTCGCGTGGACGAGCGACTTGCGGCCGAGGGGCTGCGCGCACGCCTGCTCCTCCAGGTACACGACGAGCTCGTCTTCGAATTTCCTGCGGTCGAGGAACCCCGCCTCGTCGACCTCGTGCGGGATGCCATGGAGGGAGCCGCAGACCTCGCCGTGCCCCTCAAGGTGGACATCCATGCGGGGGCGAGCTGGTT
- a CDS encoding Phosphate transport system regulatory protein PhoU — protein MRTPFDEKLDLLNRRLLQMASLVVEAIHKALKAVEERDLLLAEDVVASDHKVNRLMLEIEGESIETIALQQPVGRDLRRVITILKIADNLERIGDHAASIAKAYRRMHEATFVRPVPRELREMGALAEAMVQGSIEAYVERDAHRALEVAAQDDHLDALHKKVLSELVQRMSEENTSLDTCTQLLFISRSLERVGDYVTNICEWIAYLETGEFRELNP, from the coding sequence ATGCGCACGCCCTTTGACGAAAAGCTCGACTTGCTCAACCGCCGCCTTCTTCAGATGGCGAGCCTCGTCGTCGAGGCGATTCACAAGGCCCTCAAAGCCGTAGAAGAGCGAGACCTCTTGCTTGCCGAAGACGTCGTCGCTTCCGACCACAAGGTGAACCGACTCATGCTCGAGATCGAGGGAGAGTCCATCGAGACGATTGCGCTGCAGCAACCCGTGGGGCGTGACCTCCGGCGCGTGATCACAATTCTCAAGATCGCCGACAACCTCGAGAGGATCGGAGATCACGCCGCAAGCATCGCCAAGGCATACCGGCGCATGCACGAGGCGACCTTCGTCCGGCCCGTTCCGCGAGAACTGCGGGAGATGGGTGCGCTCGCGGAAGCGATGGTCCAGGGGAGCATCGAGGCGTACGTGGAGCGCGATGCGCACCGCGCCCTGGAAGTCGCCGCCCAAGACGATCATCTCGATGCTCTGCACAAGAAGGTCCTTTCCGAACTCGTGCAGCGGATGTCCGAGGAGAATACCTCGTTGGACACGTGCACCCAGCTCCTCTTCATCTCCCGGTCCCTCGAGCGCGTGGGCGACTACGTGACGAACATCTGCGAGTGGATCGCCTACCTCGAGACGGGAGAGTTTCGCGAGCTCAACCCGTGA
- a CDS encoding Phosphate regulon sensor protein PhoR (SphS) — protein sequence MVERDVLVVGTGVALFFISGALFFCLEDLPAAPAWPSFSGGVALGVGLGVFASVFFFILRISRISAGVRELRRLSLRASADPRDVQYGSEEDGREKGTSDVLHRIDPVLVPLAAELDRVWEHVRELRREERRLREILHEMRTAVFLFDDRGHLRFANRAAAPLVARPLEDLLGRPYGEVLRNFDLVEMVEGVYRTGREGEREFHMYYPEERIVRAHVVPLGTEGEGTRSGVLLAATDVTEVRRLERVRSEFVQNVSHELKTPVTAIRGFAETLLDGALGDPEVARPFLEIILRESERLERLISDILDLSRIERMPRLSLARVRLVEVFRDAYVQLESRFAQKGLRFENRIPEGFVVEADPDRLRQIVLNLMANAVQYNRERGYVAVEAWEDDRFSYFAVEDSGIGIPARDLGRIFERFYRVDKARSRESGGTGLGLAIVKHLVEAHRGVISVVSEEGQGTVFTVALPRGVISDEEAPGIETREHGAPSSGNPSPSF from the coding sequence ATGGTCGAGAGGGACGTCCTCGTCGTGGGCACGGGTGTGGCCCTTTTTTTTATTTCCGGCGCCCTTTTCTTTTGCCTGGAGGATCTCCCCGCTGCTCCCGCATGGCCTTCCTTCTCGGGAGGGGTTGCCCTGGGAGTCGGGCTCGGCGTCTTCGCTTCGGTTTTCTTCTTTATCCTGCGGATCTCCAGAATCTCCGCGGGCGTTCGGGAACTCCGCCGCCTTTCCCTTCGAGCGTCCGCCGATCCTCGCGACGTGCAGTACGGGTCCGAGGAGGATGGGCGGGAGAAGGGGACCTCGGACGTTCTCCACCGGATCGACCCCGTACTCGTTCCTCTCGCCGCCGAACTCGATCGCGTTTGGGAGCACGTGCGCGAGCTTCGGCGCGAGGAACGACGCCTGCGCGAGATCCTCCACGAGATGCGCACGGCGGTTTTCCTCTTCGACGACCGGGGACATCTCCGCTTTGCCAACCGGGCCGCCGCCCCCCTCGTCGCCCGCCCGCTGGAGGACCTCCTTGGAAGACCTTATGGGGAAGTCCTTCGGAACTTCGACCTCGTGGAGATGGTGGAAGGCGTCTACCGAACGGGGCGCGAAGGCGAGCGCGAATTTCACATGTACTACCCGGAAGAACGCATCGTCCGCGCCCACGTCGTGCCCCTCGGAACGGAAGGAGAGGGTACGCGGAGCGGCGTCCTCCTCGCCGCCACCGATGTGACCGAGGTCCGGCGTTTGGAGCGTGTGCGAAGCGAGTTCGTGCAAAACGTCTCCCACGAGCTCAAAACCCCAGTAACGGCGATCCGCGGGTTTGCGGAGACGCTCCTCGACGGAGCCCTGGGCGATCCGGAGGTCGCGCGTCCGTTTCTCGAGATCATCCTCCGCGAGAGCGAGCGCCTGGAACGCCTCATTTCCGACATCCTCGACCTCTCGCGCATCGAACGAATGCCCAGGTTGTCCCTCGCCCGCGTGCGCCTGGTCGAGGTGTTTCGCGACGCGTACGTGCAGCTCGAGTCCCGCTTCGCGCAGAAAGGGCTTCGGTTCGAAAACCGAATTCCGGAAGGGTTCGTCGTCGAGGCCGATCCCGATCGGTTGAGGCAGATCGTTCTCAACCTCATGGCAAATGCGGTACAGTATAACCGAGAACGCGGATACGTAGCCGTAGAGGCGTGGGAGGACGACCGCTTTTCCTACTTCGCGGTAGAGGATTCGGGGATAGGCATTCCGGCGCGGGACCTCGGGCGGATTTTCGAGCGCTTTTACCGCGTCGACAAGGCCCGTTCCCGCGAATCGGGTGGCACGGGACTCGGTCTCGCGATCGTGAAGCACCTCGTCGAGGCGCACCGAGGGGTGATCTCCGTCGTAAGCGAGGAAGGTCAGGGTACGGTCTTCACCGTCGCCCTTCCCCGCGGCGTGATTTCCGACGAGGAAGCGCCCGGGATCGAAACTCGGGAGCACGGGGCACCCTCCTCGGGCAATCCGAGCCCCTCTTTCTGA
- a CDS encoding Alkaline phosphatase synthesis transcriptional regulatory protein PhoP: protein METRRISSEREVSKGIPKDPGSERKGRGRTVRKILVVDDEPSIVTLLKFNLEREGYRVLTGGEGREAIKIVERERPDLLLLDVMLPGFDGFEVLRRIRARDARLPVLLLTAKGEELDRVLGLELGADDYITKPFSVREVLARIKAVFRRAEREEMRDAGRERYDFGDLVVDLERYEVTRFGKPVDLTPKEYELLAYLVRNRGRALTREQLVTEIWNFEYVGDSRIVDVHVSHLREKIEDNPRNPKYIHTVRGIGYKFEAPSAAEERAGADGE from the coding sequence ATGGAGACGAGGAGGATCTCCTCGGAGCGGGAGGTTTCGAAGGGGATCCCAAAAGATCCGGGAAGCGAACGGAAAGGGCGGGGGAGGACGGTGCGCAAGATCCTCGTCGTCGACGACGAACCGTCCATCGTGACGCTCCTCAAGTTCAACCTGGAACGGGAAGGTTACCGGGTGCTCACGGGGGGAGAAGGGCGGGAGGCGATCAAGATCGTAGAGCGCGAGCGACCGGACCTCCTCCTTCTCGACGTCATGCTTCCGGGCTTCGACGGCTTCGAAGTACTCCGCCGGATCCGCGCGCGCGACGCGCGACTCCCCGTACTCCTCCTCACGGCAAAGGGCGAAGAGCTGGACCGCGTGCTCGGCCTCGAGCTCGGGGCGGACGACTACATCACGAAACCCTTCAGCGTCCGCGAGGTCCTCGCCCGGATCAAGGCGGTCTTCCGCCGGGCGGAGCGGGAGGAAATGCGGGACGCCGGGAGAGAGCGCTACGACTTCGGCGATCTCGTCGTCGACCTCGAACGCTACGAAGTCACCCGCTTCGGGAAGCCTGTGGATCTCACCCCCAAGGAGTACGAACTCCTCGCCTACCTCGTGCGCAACCGGGGACGGGCGCTCACCCGGGAACAGCTCGTCACAGAGATCTGGAACTTCGAGTACGTGGGCGACTCGCGCATCGTCGACGTCCACGTGAGCCACCTGCGGGAAAAAATCGAGGACAACCCGCGCAATCCCAAGTACATTCACACGGTGCGCGGGATCGGCTACAAGTTCGAGGCGCCCTCCGCGGCGGAGGAACGGGCGGGCGCGGACGGGGAGTAG
- a CDS encoding Isocitrate dehydrogenase [NADP] — protein MAYDVPSGRSSSSSFPSGEPIRVQDGRLSVPDFPIIPFLEGDGTGPEIWRAARKVLDAAVRTAYGDRRRIVWKEVLAGEKALREVGRYLPEETLAAIAEHVVAIKGPLTTPVGEGFRSLNVALRQLLDLYACVRPVRHFPGVPSPLVRPERVNTVIFRENTEDVYAGLEWAAGSSEAEALLRFLGERLGVDPARFAVGTTAFGLKPISERRSKRLVRAAIRYALEYGRKSVTLVHKGNIMKFTEGGFRRWGYDVAEEEFGERVFTWREYERVKAEKGEAAAEELLAEAKASGRLIVKEAIADNAFQQLILRPEEMDVLATTNLNGDYLSDAAAALAGGLGMAPGANINYETGHAVFEATHGTAPKYAGKDVVNPSSVILSGEMMLRYLGWHEAADVLLRAMERTLAARIVTQDLGRHMDHATVVGTQAFGDALVRHMEGG, from the coding sequence GTGGCCTACGACGTCCCTTCCGGGCGCTCGTCTTCTTCTTCGTTTCCTTCGGGGGAACCGATTCGCGTGCAGGACGGCCGTCTCTCGGTTCCCGACTTTCCGATCATTCCCTTCCTCGAGGGCGACGGTACCGGTCCCGAGATCTGGAGGGCCGCCCGCAAGGTTTTGGACGCCGCCGTGCGCACGGCGTACGGCGACCGCAGGCGGATCGTGTGGAAGGAGGTCCTGGCGGGAGAGAAGGCCTTGCGCGAAGTCGGGAGGTACCTCCCGGAAGAGACCCTCGCGGCGATCGCCGAACACGTCGTGGCGATCAAGGGACCTTTGACCACCCCCGTAGGCGAGGGATTTCGCTCCTTGAACGTCGCCCTGAGGCAGCTCCTCGACCTCTACGCCTGCGTCCGCCCCGTGCGCCATTTCCCCGGCGTCCCTTCCCCCCTCGTTCGACCCGAACGGGTGAACACGGTGATCTTCCGCGAGAACACGGAGGACGTGTACGCCGGACTCGAGTGGGCCGCGGGATCTTCGGAGGCCGAAGCCCTTCTCCGCTTTCTCGGCGAGCGCCTGGGCGTCGATCCCGCCCGCTTCGCCGTCGGGACGACGGCCTTTGGCCTCAAGCCCATCTCCGAGCGGCGTTCCAAGCGCCTCGTGCGGGCGGCGATTCGGTATGCGTTGGAATACGGCCGGAAGAGCGTGACCCTCGTGCACAAGGGGAACATCATGAAGTTTACGGAGGGCGGGTTCCGCCGCTGGGGGTACGACGTGGCCGAGGAGGAGTTCGGGGAACGCGTGTTCACCTGGCGGGAATACGAGCGCGTCAAGGCGGAGAAGGGTGAGGCGGCGGCCGAGGAGCTTTTGGCGGAGGCGAAGGCGTCGGGGCGCCTGATCGTCAAAGAGGCCATCGCGGACAACGCCTTTCAACAGCTCATCCTTCGGCCGGAAGAGATGGACGTCCTCGCCACGACGAACCTCAACGGCGACTACCTCTCGGATGCCGCCGCGGCTCTGGCCGGCGGCCTCGGAATGGCACCCGGTGCGAACATCAACTACGAGACGGGGCACGCGGTCTTCGAAGCGACACACGGAACGGCGCCCAAGTACGCGGGGAAGGACGTCGTAAACCCCTCCTCCGTGATTCTCTCGGGCGAAATGATGCTCCGCTACCTTGGGTGGCACGAGGCCGCCGACGTGCTCCTCCGGGCCATGGAGCGAACGCTGGCTGCGCGCATCGTCACGCAAGACCTCGGGCGGCATATGGACCACGCGACGGTCGTCGGCACGCAGGCCTTTGGCGACGCCCTCGTGCGCCACATGGAAGGCGGTTGA
- a CDS encoding Citrate synthase (si), with the protein MRSFEIWAPRASSRGAHGRERTPLFSTPCGRGEVRPGGGSVAHVLRGLDGVVAATSGVTQITDERLFYRGIAVEDLFAHSTHEEVIFLLWEGRLPTAEELAAFRERLAGEAHVPTELYEFLARLPRTAPPMSLLRALVDAASLLDEDAERRTPEARRTVALRLVARMPLFAAAVGRHRAGEDVEAAVRDAAGDGKLARAFLRAFRGEEPPEEDVRVLDRTFLLHADHELNASTFVARSVASTLSDMYSAIVAAVGALKGPLHGGANEGVMTMLEEIGPEGDWMRYVADKLARKERIMGFGHRVYKRGDPRTPLLRSLAREVLSRRGEIVWLELAERIEAYVAEVKGLKPNVDYYAALVYRGLGIPKEMYPLMFAVARTAGWTAHLFEQYADNRLIRPRAVYVGPVSVPYVPIEQRDRERR; encoded by the coding sequence GTGAGGTCGTTCGAAATTTGGGCGCCCCGCGCGAGCAGCCGAGGGGCGCACGGAAGGGAGAGAACCCCGCTCTTTTCCACTCCGTGCGGGCGGGGAGAAGTTCGACCGGGGGGTGGAAGCGTGGCGCACGTCCTCCGCGGGCTCGACGGGGTCGTGGCGGCGACATCCGGCGTGACCCAGATCACCGACGAGCGCCTCTTCTATCGGGGCATCGCCGTCGAGGACCTCTTCGCACACTCGACGCACGAAGAAGTCATTTTCCTCCTCTGGGAAGGCCGACTTCCTACGGCGGAAGAGCTCGCCGCCTTTCGAGAGCGCCTGGCGGGGGAGGCCCACGTCCCCACGGAACTTTACGAGTTTCTCGCACGCCTTCCCCGCACGGCTCCGCCCATGTCCCTCTTGCGGGCGCTCGTCGACGCGGCCTCCCTTCTCGACGAAGACGCGGAAAGACGTACGCCCGAGGCCCGGCGCACCGTCGCCCTACGCCTCGTGGCCCGCATGCCCTTGTTTGCGGCGGCTGTCGGCCGCCACCGGGCGGGAGAAGACGTCGAGGCGGCGGTCAGGGATGCGGCGGGTGACGGGAAGTTGGCGCGCGCGTTTCTCCGCGCCTTTCGGGGAGAAGAACCTCCCGAAGAGGACGTCCGCGTCCTCGACCGCACCTTCCTCCTGCACGCAGACCACGAGCTCAACGCCTCCACCTTCGTCGCCCGTTCGGTGGCCTCGACGCTGTCGGACATGTACTCGGCGATCGTCGCGGCCGTCGGCGCCCTCAAGGGTCCCCTGCATGGGGGCGCCAACGAGGGCGTGATGACGATGCTCGAAGAGATTGGCCCCGAAGGCGATTGGATGCGGTACGTCGCGGACAAGCTCGCGCGCAAGGAGCGGATCATGGGCTTCGGCCACCGCGTCTACAAACGCGGCGATCCCCGCACCCCCCTCCTTCGGTCCCTCGCCCGCGAGGTTCTCTCCCGACGCGGGGAAATCGTCTGGCTTGAACTCGCCGAACGCATCGAAGCTTACGTGGCGGAAGTCAAGGGCCTCAAACCCAACGTGGATTACTACGCAGCCCTCGTCTACCGCGGACTGGGGATTCCCAAGGAGATGTACCCCCTCATGTTTGCCGTAGCCCGGACGGCGGGGTGGACGGCGCACCTCTTCGAGCAGTACGCGGACAACCGCCTCATTCGCCCGCGGGCAGTGTACGTCGGTCCCGTATCCGTCCCCTACGTCCCCATCGAACAGCGCGACCGCGAAAGGAGGTGA
- a CDS encoding Pyruvate kinase: protein MSEGYLRRMTKIVCTLGPATDDPEVLRGILDAGCDVLRFNFSHGDHEEHARRVRLVRSISEDVALLLDTKGPEIRTGRLKEKPVRLVEGARVYLVAEDVSGDATRISLSYADLWRHVAPGTRILLDDGLIGLRVEEVRPGEILARVENGGLLGERKSVNVPGVRLPLPSLTERDEADLRFAIAHDFDFIAASFVRRAEDVYAIRRILEAEGREIPIIAKIENEEGVENAEEILAVSDGIMVARGDLGVEIPVEDVPFIQKRLIAMGHRAGKPVITATQMLNSMIENPRPTRAEASDIANAILDGTDAVMLSGETAVGRYPVQAVRTMAQIALRTEEHFGAELYRRARGIDAEVTHTAVLSRAVAEVAESLGARAILTPTESGYTARNIARCRPHRPIVAFTPNPRVARRLRLVWGVFPFVADPGETIEAVLEQAIATSLERGFISRGDLVVLTAGIPVREAGNTNLLKVHVVGDVVGRGLGIGEGVVTARAFVRRPGEDLPLPEEPYVYVTSHVSEEDVPYLRNARAVVAEEGGMTSQAAVAALSLGIPAVVGVERITEKVRTGMELTVDVREGRIYAGYAKVL, encoded by the coding sequence ATGTCCGAGGGATACCTGCGGCGGATGACGAAGATCGTCTGCACCTTGGGTCCCGCGACGGACGATCCCGAAGTCCTGCGCGGCATCCTCGATGCGGGCTGCGACGTGCTCCGCTTCAACTTTTCCCACGGCGATCACGAAGAGCACGCGCGCCGCGTGCGCCTCGTCCGGAGCATCTCCGAAGACGTTGCACTCCTCCTCGACACGAAGGGTCCGGAAATTCGCACCGGCCGGCTCAAGGAAAAGCCGGTCCGCCTGGTGGAAGGGGCGCGCGTCTATCTCGTCGCGGAGGACGTGTCGGGCGACGCCACGCGCATCTCCCTCAGCTACGCCGACCTCTGGCGCCACGTCGCACCGGGAACGCGGATCCTCCTCGACGACGGGCTCATCGGCCTCCGCGTCGAAGAAGTCCGGCCTGGGGAGATCCTCGCCCGCGTGGAAAACGGCGGCCTCCTCGGCGAGCGGAAGAGCGTAAACGTCCCCGGAGTTCGACTCCCCCTTCCGAGCCTCACGGAACGCGACGAGGCCGACCTCCGCTTTGCCATCGCCCACGACTTCGACTTCATCGCGGCGTCCTTCGTCCGCCGGGCCGAGGACGTGTACGCCATCCGGCGCATCCTCGAAGCGGAAGGACGGGAGATACCGATCATCGCCAAGATCGAAAACGAGGAAGGGGTGGAAAACGCCGAGGAGATCCTCGCCGTAAGCGACGGGATCATGGTCGCCCGCGGCGACCTCGGCGTGGAGATCCCCGTAGAGGACGTCCCCTTCATCCAAAAGCGCCTGATCGCCATGGGTCACCGGGCGGGGAAGCCGGTGATTACGGCAACACAGATGCTAAACTCCATGATCGAGAACCCGCGGCCGACGCGGGCCGAGGCGAGCGACATCGCCAACGCGATCCTCGACGGCACGGATGCCGTGATGCTCTCCGGAGAGACGGCTGTGGGCCGTTACCCCGTGCAGGCGGTGCGCACGATGGCGCAGATCGCCCTCCGGACGGAGGAGCACTTCGGTGCGGAGCTCTACCGGCGGGCCCGAGGGATCGATGCCGAGGTGACGCACACCGCCGTCCTGAGCCGGGCGGTGGCGGAGGTGGCGGAATCCCTCGGCGCGCGGGCGATCCTCACCCCCACGGAGAGCGGCTACACGGCGCGCAACATCGCCCGATGTCGTCCCCACCGCCCCATCGTCGCCTTCACACCCAACCCGCGAGTCGCCCGCAGGTTGCGCCTCGTCTGGGGCGTCTTTCCCTTCGTGGCGGACCCCGGGGAGACGATCGAGGCGGTTCTCGAGCAGGCCATCGCCACCTCCCTCGAACGTGGGTTCATCTCCCGCGGCGACCTCGTCGTCCTCACGGCGGGGATTCCCGTTCGCGAGGCGGGAAACACGAACCTCCTCAAGGTCCACGTCGTCGGAGACGTCGTGGGCCGCGGGCTCGGGATCGGGGAGGGCGTGGTCACGGCCCGCGCCTTCGTCCGCCGTCCGGGCGAAGACCTCCCCCTCCCCGAAGAGCCGTACGTCTACGTCACCTCCCACGTCTCGGAAGAGGACGTCCCGTACCTGCGCAACGCCCGCGCCGTCGTCGCCGAAGAAGGGGGGATGACTTCGCAGGCGGCGGTGGCCGCCCTGAGTCTCGGGATTCCGGCGGTCGTGGGGGTGGAGCGGATCACGGAAAAGGTGCGGACGGGGATGGAGCTCACCGTGGACGTGCGGGAAGGCCGGATTTACGCCGGGTACGCGAAGGTCTTGTAG